GTGTTATTTTTATTTTCGCAGTTGTTGTATAATTTCAATTGACTTTCGGAGGAGTGGCAGAGTGGTCGATTGCGGCGGTCTTGAAAACCGTTGTGCCCTCGCGGGTACCGTGGGTTCAAATCCTACCTCCTCCGCTCGCGCCTCTGCGCGAGCGACGCCTACGCGCAAGGTATAAAAATATATAATCTGGGTAATAAGCTTAACGAGGAGTCTTATGGCAGATGATATACTAACTTACAGACTAAACAATAACAGTCCGTTCCAGCAGTTTGATCAGTATTTTGGTCTGGGCGCGGACGGTAAGATTACCAAAGCGGAGTTTAATAATCCGTTCTTTAACCGCAGAGAGTTCGTCAAAGAGGCTGTTCGGCAGGGACGGCTGACAACACTGCTGAACACAATACACAATTATTTTACAGGCGGAGAAAATACGAATTCCGAAAGCGCAAAATATGATAAAAATCTCGCAGATACGCTGTTTCAATTAATTGAATCGGAACAAAATAATAATATTGGCCAAACTATTTCTAATGCTTTAGTTAATAACCATATGCTCGTATATAACTTATTTAATGCCGGACTCAAGCCAGACCAAGCATTATCGGATTTACCGGATAGAAGCACGAATCTTGTACATATGTTAAATAACTCTGATGAAACTATAAGCCGTAATGCCTATAATTTATTAAAGACTATGTTCGAAACAAAAATTTCTCTGACGGAAACCATATTAAGCTACAAACTAAACCGCCCTAATTCTAGACAGCAACAGCAATATATTGACGGCCTCGAAAAGTTTTTGATAATGTATTGTGATGAAAATGCCAAGCATCTGTATGGGTACAGAGACTCAACTTTCGTTAGGTATAATAAACTCTCACCCAGACAGTCTGATGAGACTATTATATATAAATTTGCCGAAATAAAAGATACAATATTTAGAAAATTACACATAGAGAACAAAACAGTTTATTTTCAGCAAAATAATGTTATTAGCTCAAGAAGCTTAATCCCTGTATTAATAAACACCCCGCGAAGCACCTCGTATGCCAAAATGTTGACCAGATTTGATGAGAAAACAGGAACAGAAGCTATCTATAGTTATAGCTATGGCGGACAATATGAACCATACGGAATGCTTACTATACAAAGACTGGATCTTGATAGCAGCATACCAAGCGCCATCTTAAGACGGCACTTAAATGGACGCCTGGATAGGGCATTAAATACCATACAGCAAACCATGAATGTTTCCGCCTCGGAAGCAGAGCAAATATTAATAAATTTTGTCTGTAATACGGTAAAACAAGATGTGATAACTATTGATGAATATTATAACTCTCAAACATCACACGGCGCCATTATTCCGACAGAACAACACTATGTTAATGGCTTGCCGGTACAATATAATACTCAAGCCAGCCCTCAGCAATTAATCTCGAAATATAACAAATATTATGACACCAGTGTAATGATTTACGCCAACAAACTACTTGTAGACGGGACGAACCATTTGCTTTCGTCGGGTAGCACTTTATTTTACGGTAATGACAGCTCTGGCCAATCCGGTATTTTTGCCGCCATTCCTATGAAGGACGATGATATCGATCTGGAAATGCTTCTGCCTAAACCCCAACCTCTACCCCGCCCTGCTCCCGCGCCTCTACCCGCACCAGCTCCTGCGCCGGTAACACAAACCCTAAGTGATCAGGGTGTATGGAATATCAAAACCGTAAATTACGGACAGAGGATACGAAACAATGGCCGAAGCATAGAATTTGCGCTGAATAATTCACTCCGCAAAGGCGAAAATACGACCCTGACTTTTACCCTGAACACAGACGGACAGCTTCAGGCCACGGTAATCTCCGCCAGCAAAACCACGAACTATACGGAGCATAAAGATTTGCTGTATCTGACACAGACCATGATCAATGATCACGAGCATGCCAATATAAGGTTCAATTCATTACTCCAGCAATATCAGCCCGGCCATAGAGATTACGATCGTGTTTATCCGAAAACTTACGGCTCCGCCGGAATTCCGGTTATCAACGCGTTAAAAGATTTGATTAGTTAGTATTATTTAATCAAATCGAATAATTCAACGCGGCGCTAGCGTTGAGCGCGTCATGGGCGATGTCTTCCAGCGAAACTTCGTCGATAATATCCGTGACCGCTTTGTTCACTTTAGCCCAGACCGGCTTAAAAGCGCAGGTCTCCAGATCGCGGCAATTTTTGTAAGCGCTGTTCAGACAGTCGATCGGCTCCACGGGCCCGTCAATGTGTCGCACGACCGCGCCCAGCGTGATCTTTTCCGGCGCGGCCGCCAGAGCGTAGCCGCCCATATTGCCACGGCGGCTCTCGATAAAACCGCCTTTGCGCAGATCCGCGAGCACCTGCTCCAAAAACTTCAGCGGTATGTCCAGTTTTTTGGACAACTCCTGCGAGGAAATAACGCCATTAGCGCGGCGCAAAGCCAATTCCAGCAAAACCTTCAAGGCGTAATCACATTTATAAGAGACCTGCATATTCAAATTATACCAAAAGAGTAGGAATTAGACAAATAGCCCTTGACAAAATTGCGTTGACACGCTATTATTCATATTATGTCGATAGGAATTATATAAATTGCTATCCAGCAAGAGGTGAAAAAATAAATATTGGCGGTTTTTCTGTTGTATTTGGTTAAAAGATTTGAGGCATAAATTTTTGCTCAGGAGGTGAACGCCGAATAAAAAAGTGTTTTAATTGTATCAAGATTTGGGCTAGATCGTGACAAAAAGATGAGTTTAAAAAAAACAATCAGGAGGAAAACATGACTTATAAAGACGAGACAATATTATTACACGGCGGGCAGACTGTCGACCCAGCCACGCACGCGCGGGCGGTGCCGATTTATCAGACCACGTCTTATGTGTTCGAGAACGCCAAAGACGCGGCTGATCTTTTTGGCCTGAAAAAATTCGGCAATATTTATGGACGCTTGATGAATCCCACCTCGGACGTTTTTGAAAAACGTCTGGCCGAGCTGGACGGCGGCGTCGGCGCGCTCGCGCTGGCTTCCGGCCAGTCCGCTATCACGCTGGCCATTATCACTCTGGCGCAGGCCGGCGACGAGATCATCTCTTTCGACAATCTTTACGGCGGCACTTACAATTTATTTCACCACACGCTGCGCAAGCTGGGCATCACGGTAAAATTTGTGGATTCCAGCAACCCGCAAAACATCGCGGCCGCCATTACGGACAAGACCAAAGCTGTCTATGCCGAGAGCATCGGCAATCCCAAAAACAATGTGACCGATCTGGACGAGCTGACAAATATTGCTCACAAACATAATCTGCCAGTGATTTTGGACAACACCGTTTCGCCGTATCTGCTCAAGCCTATTCAGCACGGTGTGGATATCGTGGTCTA
This genomic interval from Candidatus Margulisiibacteriota bacterium contains the following:
- a CDS encoding Rrf2 family transcriptional regulator, which encodes MQVSYKCDYALKVLLELALRRANGVISSQELSKKLDIPLKFLEQVLADLRKGGFIESRRGNMGGYALAAAPEKITLGAVVRHIDGPVEPIDCLNSAYKNCRDLETCAFKPVWAKVNKAVTDIIDEVSLEDIAHDALNASAALNYSI